The Longimicrobium sp. genome has a window encoding:
- a CDS encoding asparagine synthase-related protein, whose translation MTAPRLYPAAKRAFDLAAASAGLLVRHVQKLDPRAMLGNGDLKPVLRRLAGGTLPRSVIHRTDKMGFTTP comes from the coding sequence GTGACGGCTCCTCGCCTGTATCCCGCCGCCAAGCGCGCCTTCGACCTGGCCGCGGCGTCCGCCGGCCTCCTCGTGCGCCATGTGCAGAAGCTCGACCCGCGCGCGATGCTGGGGAACGGCGACCTGAAGCCCGTCCTCCGCCGGCTGGCCGGGGGCACGCTGCCGCGCTCGGTGATCCACCGCACCGACAAGATGGGCTTCACCACGCC
- a CDS encoding TylF/MycF/NovP-related O-methyltransferase, with protein MGIAMRAKAVVKVPVRLLKKVLPPAAFERVYDVGYAGYRRAVRAGYAAAGAVRVLGNTEQREMIRSIRHVMPWTLVGIGGLEATWRLAKQMLDRGVPGDFVELGVARGGCAALMGGVLFRGGAAGEGRRLWLFDSFEGLPDPTAEDFRDGQSDTGDHVRPLVRGDCLGTLDEVKRLLLEQEGFPADRVRFVQGWFQDTVPVWREKIGSIAVLRIDGDWYESTKVCLEGLYDLVSPGGAVIVDDYASCYGCERAVHEFLDARGLSVDIRLDGRGGCWFLKPAGRASRTPVAAMA; from the coding sequence ATGGGGATCGCGATGCGGGCGAAGGCGGTGGTGAAGGTTCCCGTGCGGCTGCTGAAGAAGGTGCTGCCGCCCGCCGCGTTCGAGAGGGTGTACGACGTCGGCTACGCCGGGTACCGCCGCGCGGTGCGGGCGGGATACGCCGCGGCGGGCGCCGTCCGCGTCCTGGGCAACACCGAGCAGCGGGAGATGATCCGCAGCATCCGCCACGTGATGCCCTGGACGCTGGTGGGCATCGGCGGGCTCGAGGCCACCTGGCGCCTGGCGAAGCAGATGCTGGACCGTGGCGTCCCCGGCGACTTCGTGGAGCTGGGCGTGGCCCGCGGCGGCTGCGCCGCGCTGATGGGCGGCGTGCTCTTCCGCGGCGGCGCCGCGGGCGAGGGGCGCAGGCTGTGGCTGTTCGACTCGTTCGAAGGGCTCCCCGATCCCACGGCCGAGGACTTCCGCGACGGCCAGTCCGACACCGGCGACCACGTCCGTCCGCTCGTCCGCGGCGACTGCCTGGGCACGCTCGACGAGGTCAAGCGGCTGCTGCTGGAGCAGGAGGGCTTCCCCGCCGACCGCGTGCGCTTCGTGCAGGGGTGGTTCCAGGACACCGTACCCGTGTGGCGCGAGAAGATCGGGTCCATCGCGGTGCTGCGGATCGACGGCGACTGGTACGAGAGCACCAAGGTGTGCCTGGAGGGGCTGTACGACCTGGTCTCGCCCGGCGGTGCGGTGATCGTGGACGACTACGCCAGCTGCTACGGCTGCGAGCGGGCGGTCCACGAGTTCCTCGACGCGCGCGGCCTTTCGGTCGACATCCGGCTTGACGGCCGGGGCGGGTGCTGGTTCCTGAAGCCGGCCGGGCGGGCGTCGCGGACGCCGGTGGCGGCGATGGCGTGA
- a CDS encoding formyltransferase family protein, giving the protein MRIVVATNAYDTFGGVFAQAYREAGGPEPELVVVLPPRPELGFRTPAERALAAWKLVGPRGLARMAAARRLGRPLTRRDRAYGLQREWLSSLAEGGARVVEVPKLGDAQGMELLRGAAPDLLLSLGAPVIFPARVLEVPRLGAVNVHNGRLPQYRGHFATFWEVARGERVSCTSIHVMTPKVDAGEVLAVEGCAVAGCASFMDLMLEKKRSGGRLLAEVVRQVERTGALAPLPGRVPPPSTAPSGYFEFPRLADLRAFSWPAAGAVAKGDPAHHPG; this is encoded by the coding sequence GTGAGGATCGTGGTCGCCACCAACGCCTACGACACCTTCGGCGGCGTGTTCGCCCAGGCGTATCGCGAGGCGGGCGGCCCCGAGCCGGAGCTGGTCGTCGTCCTGCCGCCCCGCCCCGAGCTGGGGTTCCGCACCCCGGCCGAGCGCGCGCTGGCGGCCTGGAAGCTGGTGGGGCCCCGGGGGCTCGCGCGGATGGCGGCGGCGCGCCGCCTGGGCCGCCCGCTCACCCGGCGCGACCGCGCCTACGGGCTGCAGCGCGAGTGGCTCTCCTCCCTGGCCGAGGGCGGCGCCCGGGTGGTGGAGGTGCCGAAGCTCGGCGACGCACAGGGGATGGAGCTGCTGCGCGGCGCGGCGCCCGACCTGCTCCTCTCCCTGGGCGCGCCGGTCATCTTCCCGGCGCGGGTGCTGGAGGTGCCCCGCCTGGGCGCGGTGAACGTGCACAACGGGCGCCTGCCGCAGTACCGCGGCCACTTCGCCACCTTCTGGGAGGTGGCCCGCGGCGAGCGCGTGTCGTGCACCAGCATCCACGTGATGACGCCGAAGGTCGACGCCGGCGAAGTGCTGGCGGTCGAGGGGTGCGCCGTGGCGGGCTGCGCCTCGTTCATGGACCTGATGCTGGAGAAGAAGCGCAGTGGCGGCCGCCTCCTGGCCGAGGTGGTGCGGCAGGTGGAGCGGACCGGCGCGCTGGCGCCGCTCCCCGGGCGGGTTCCTCCCCCCTCCACGGCCCCGTCCGGGTACTTCGAGTTCCCCCGCCTGGCCGACCTGCGCGCCTTCTCCTGGCCGGCGGCCGGCGCGGTGGCGAAGGGCGATCCCGCGCATCATCCGGGGTGA
- a CDS encoding polysaccharide deacetylase family protein — translation MNQNGRPKQFLFTIDVDWVPGSQVGLQQLYDFSDEHALRTSLFITGRFAEEYPALIREGVERGHEVGTHGWEHGQKGRTSEEDFQRAGCGPQREWMERSTRAVWDAAGVRPVAFRAPNLWVSETTLRVLEELEYEFDSSVPVRRLTTGYSRPNSLRYYRAPLGPYHPDRRNLGARGSSRILEIPPSTFVFPINMSALRVLGLKRVCWAVRRVAARAHTLVFYSHPAEFVPFDQQQIPGDVPQRFQSGIGPQNFGVLADFVRYVKSLGYAPALAREVKT, via the coding sequence GTGAACCAGAATGGAAGGCCGAAGCAGTTCCTGTTCACCATCGACGTCGACTGGGTTCCGGGATCGCAGGTTGGGCTGCAGCAGCTGTACGACTTCTCCGACGAGCACGCGCTGCGGACCTCGCTCTTCATCACCGGCCGCTTCGCCGAGGAATACCCGGCGCTGATCCGCGAGGGGGTGGAGCGCGGCCACGAGGTAGGCACGCACGGCTGGGAGCACGGCCAGAAGGGGCGCACCAGCGAGGAAGACTTCCAGCGCGCCGGCTGCGGGCCGCAGCGCGAGTGGATGGAGCGCTCCACGCGCGCGGTGTGGGATGCCGCCGGCGTGCGGCCGGTGGCGTTCCGCGCGCCCAACCTGTGGGTGAGCGAAACCACGCTGCGGGTGCTGGAGGAGCTGGAGTACGAGTTCGACTCGTCGGTGCCGGTGCGGCGCCTGACCACCGGCTACAGCCGCCCCAACTCGCTGCGGTACTACCGCGCGCCGCTGGGGCCGTACCACCCCGACCGCCGGAACCTGGGCGCGCGCGGCTCCAGCCGCATCCTCGAGATCCCGCCGTCGACGTTCGTGTTTCCCATCAACATGAGCGCGCTGCGGGTGCTGGGGCTGAAACGGGTGTGCTGGGCGGTGCGCCGGGTGGCGGCGCGGGCGCACACGCTGGTGTTCTACTCGCACCCGGCCGAGTTCGTCCCCTTCGACCAGCAGCAGATCCCCGGCGACGTGCCGCAGCGCTTCCAGAGCGGGATCGGGCCGCAGAACTTCGGCGTGCTCGCCGACTTCGTGCGGTACGTGAAGAGCCTGGGCTACGCGCCCGCCCTCGCGCGCGAGGTGAAGACGTGA